The Biomphalaria glabrata chromosome 1, xgBioGlab47.1, whole genome shotgun sequence sequence ATAGTCagaagtttttttgtgtgtgctttcACTTGCTGAATAACTTGTATTATCTGTATGCAGATGTAGACTTTATacaactttaaaattttttaaaattattttgtttctatttatttagtTGTATTTTGAATGCAGGTActatttatttgatttactagGACATGTTTCGTTATATGAAAATGAACATTAATCATAATGTTTAGTTGTGTTAATGTATATCATTATTTAATGGAATACtggttgttgtatttttaatcTTTGTAAATCAAGGCCCTAAACCTTTGTGGAAAAAGTTAATTTCAATGAAATTGTTCTTTATTTAGTGTGAAAGTAACTTGAAAAATAGCATAAagtgaaattaaatttatataaatttaggaattttttttaccttttcaaccattttaccatcaattattaaaatgtttattttagattGATCATTCTGTATCACTTTTCTAAAGAACTTTAGGCATATTGATCATTCTATATTACTTTTCTAAAGAACATTAGACATTGATAATTTTATATCACTTTTCTAAAGAACATTAGACCTTGATAATTTTATATCACTTTTCTAAAGAACTTAAGGTATATTAttcattttatatcatttttgtAAAGAACTTCATATTGATCATTCTGTATCACTTTTGCGATGAACTTGATTTACACCTTTGTTCGcgtttttaatttgtttttataaaatactattGTGCTTTAAGCACCCtctcttttaaattaaataaattattctgTATATAATATCTTCtttgttttaacaaaaataagaagtataattaaaatcattattgaCAGAAATCTTCAATTCACCAGGATGAAAGCATGACTATGTAAGAAGTAAAATTGCAGAGGATGAATTGTGTATCTGTGGTGTTGTACTTGATACTTGGTCTACATAGGTTGTTTCTTGATTTTATTCCACCAGGAGGAAGAGGAGGGTGAGACATCAAGTTTTGGAGGAAAGCAAGGCACTTCAGAATTGTTGGGCAAGTTTGCTGCCTATGAATGCTCCTATTGCTCTATAATTGTCACAGATTATCCAAGCCTCAGCCTTCATAGTAAAACTTGCCCATCTCCCTCCTGTAGCATGATTTGCTTGACTTGTGGGGACAAATTTCCCAGTAAACCTGAGATGAGGGTACACTTAAAGTTTATACACAGCCATAAAACTTTTGGTTGCAAGTTTTGTGACATGATGTTCTCAAGTAGCTCAGGCTTGCTTAGTCACACTAAAGCTAAACATAAGCCAGACCCGAAAACACTTTGCCAGATTTGTGGACAAGCATTTCATAATCGTGCCAATCTAGAAGGTCATATGAACATGCACATGGGACTtaagccatttaaatgtaaaaaatgtgaCAAATGCTATGGTCATTCAAAATCGTTGATGACTCATGAAAAAAACTGCAGTAAGTCACTCAGTGCAGTAGGCAAAGGGAGGTCACAATGGAGTCGCCTGTCTTCATCTAGGGATAACAGTTTCTTACATAGAGGAGAACATTGCATGCAGCAACCAAGTCTAGCGAACAAAAGATCCTGCGAGCTTGATATACCATCATCTAGCCAGCCATTTTCTTTTCCTGATCAATATCATTCAACATTTGATGGTGACAAAAAACTAGAGAACAACTCCAGCATACAAGCATCCCAGAGTTCCAGTGACTCCTACACTTATAATGACCCTTCCTATCAGTCTCTTCACTCCTTAAACATGGAAAGTATCAGCACCGCAAGTGTGTTAAATGACAGTGTATTTGATCAAGCTTCTTCGGATTTTGTCCTCCCTCAGGTGCCTTTTGATGTCATGTATCCACATGGACTATTACCAGAGGACAGATAGCCATTTTGTTTTCCACCAACTCGATACTATTTTGCTGTGTTTTCTGCAATTCACATCAAACTATATAGAAGTATTGTTGAACTAGCTGTTGTCCTTTATTTCACTCTTGTGCTCAATGACAACCTTGAATAGCTACATTGTTCTAGTTGAAGTGTGGTTTCTGTTTGTAAACTTTGTTCAAATCAATAAAATGTCAAGTTAACCAGTTAACTGTGTCCTGTTTGTTTACTAGAGACAGTTACACTGTGTCCTGTTTGTTTACTAGAGACAGTTACACTGTGTCCTGTTTGTTTACTAGAGACAGTTCAGATGATCTTCAGATGCtagaataaatataaaattgtcATGTGTTGTATTAGTATGAATTTTGTATCATTCAATTTTACTTGCCTACCACTGTAATATTGTCCTAACTAGACTTCATCATTTTGTTGAAGTCAATGAGTTTACAGAATTGTGTTATGTCAACTACAGACACATCAAGTTTTAGTGAAGAAAAACAaggttgtggggggggggggtgttaaacGGAAATAACACAGGTATTAGAATATTAAATAATCTTAAGCCTAATAgttattgcattaaaaaaaaattgggccTACTTTTTAAAGACctttgtaaatgtttgtttcaaaatttaaaaatttaatgttggAACCGATACATCTTGtaggaaatatttatttttatttttttttaaatactaaaagGGTTTTCCTTAGTTTCatacattgaaaataaagacaaaagtTATCATCTGAATGTGTCCACTAATCAAAGGTACACAATATAATGTAAAGCATAGTCTACCATGTCTTTCTAGTGAAACAGTTGTTCAGTTCACCAGTTGGTTCTGTTTATCTTATGTCATTACCAGGTCACCAGAAAGACTGCAGGTGGAGCTACTCAGACACAAACAGATTACCAGTGTATAAGCTGTCACCAATCTTTCACAAGTTACAGAAGTCATCTTCTTGAATGCCCTTATACATCTTTGCCCAATTCTTTTCCGACCCTCGAGACGTCTGTTCCCATTTCTCCCTACTCAAAGTTCCTAAAAACCTGCAACACTTGCGGTGAAGTGTTTCATACTAGCAGTGAGTGGCTGTTTCACGTAAACTTCAAGCATGGAGTCAACATCTATTCCTGCAACACTTGCAATGAACCGTTTGGCTCTTCTCGTTTGCTCGTGCAGCACAAGAAAAGTGTCCACGGCGATCCCATCGGTCAGCGCACTTGCCCTCTGTGCGGTAAAACTTTTACCACCACTCTCAACCTTCGAGGTCATATGAACATGCATAAAGGATCCCGTCCATACAAGTGTCAGAAGTGCGGGGAAGCTTTTGCATATAGTCAGTCGAAACACAGACACCAGAAATTATGCAGCAAATAAATCTGCAACATTGAGTAGCTTACGTTCAAGTCAATAAGTTGTTAGTGAAGAGTCTTGGTAAGTTAATTCTTAACAACTAGACAAGCTCATTGACGAATTGTTCTTAAATGCACGGACAAAGTCTCAACAATAGGCACTGCACTTCAAAATTTTTGACAATTCTTGGATATCAAAAGTTTGAGTGGTTCATTTCAGCATTGTTCCTTTCAACAATCTTTTCAGATGTATCTAAAACATAATTCAAGTTTTGTATCAGCAAGATGTTGTCAGGCACTATACAATTAAATGACCTGGCAAACACACgctttgacatttatttttttatgaattatttGTGTAACTATCCCAACAGAGTTGTAGGTTGTCAGTTTTGCTAGTCTTTGGGCTGCGCTAAGAAGTCCATTCCTACCCAACTCAGCGCGCTACATTTTGTGTGATTGTTCAACTGAGTCTAAACGTTACCTCCTTGTCCTCTCACGCTATTGGAAATGCTCCACATTACTCCAGAATATGTGACACTTTTAAACACGAAGCAACAGGGAAGATATTACAATGTATAGAGAATCGCTACATTCAATGGCACGCACTGAAAAGTCTTTTGTGAATCAACAGTTTACATAATTGGATTTACAGATTAGTTTCCCAATTTTGTGTTACTTTAAGAACAGTAGATCTACAATTGTAGGCTTTGTACATTTCATTTTATCAAAATgcattttaaacttttgtttgtataataaatatttttttttattgatatctgTTGATTTGTGTCACTAAATGACCaacctgactttttttttcaatgtttgatTAGCTCTTCATCAAGTTCTTTCTGTCCGATGCCGTGTTTGTCTCAACAGAATGACTGTTGTTGAACAGAAGTTGGTTCCCagatacaaacaaaacacaagtgTGCCTAAGAAATGCTTATATACCGGTCAATAGGTCTGTGACTTACACATAAAGCAGACGTCTTAGAAAAAGTGTGCGAGAAGAAACTATTAGAGAATCATTGTAACAAACTAGTTTCCTCAGATCATGtgagtttaaaaatcaaaataagcaaacaaacaaagccaaaacaattaaaacatttgttgaaCAAGACACTACCAGTACTTCCCTAACCCAACGTACAGAGAGATGAGTTTTCTCTAATGAATGTCAGATaaacaatgaaacatttgtatatataggcctatgtctaTGATCCTGCCCCCGAGAAACAATCTTTGTTTagtgaatgtatagattactatcaCAGAGCGCATAACATGACTAGAATGCCTGGTCGCGAACACAAGACTAGTCTGCTTGGTCGTGtgttatgcgctctggactgtcgtcgcGTCGGTACCTGGTTTGAACCCTGTATACCACCATCCCTTCGgaaagtttgggctaggatgtaggtcaataatctttaattctgaagaaaaatctgaaacaaacaaaaacaaatgtatccGAATCTATTTTCATTAGAAATTAAACACGCGTTCTTCACCAACAAACAAATTGAAGTACCATACGTAACACCGTAATAAGTCTAATAAAAATTTCAAGTGACCACGCAAACCCCCTGAATTGATCTTTGTAgtccttcggggggggggggggcggggcacAACTGTTAAGCCGTTCTTCTTTAAGCTCTAATACAAAAAAGATTGCTTTTGGCAAGCAGCCATCCCCCATACGGAGTAGGTGTCGgacccagcgcagctgtcgaaCGGTAAGTCCACAAAGGCCTCCTTGCCAGCGTATGCGAATTATGGAGCGAAGGAACTTTAGATGGAAACGTTCGAAAAGTCTAGGATGCCTCCTATGGAGCACCCaagtctcagagccatacaaaattgtggtgagaaccactgctttatttCCACTGATTGTTTGTGGGTAGGCAGAGAGACCTATGCCGCCATATTCTCATTAAGAGGCGACCAAAAACGCTGTGGCCTTAGCCAGTCGGTTGTCCATTTCTCTAGACAGTGATGCACCTATGTACATGTAGCCTACGTATAGTGATTGACAATAAGGAGGTGGCCATTCACATTAATTTGTGGGGCTGAGTTAGTTCACTTTGGTGACTTCTGGAGGTTGACTTCCATTATTTTTTAGACAAAATGAGGCAGCAGTCTCAACAAATTCATTGACAGCCAGCTAATTGAAGCTTCTGCTCAGTGTGTGCAAGAAAGGCGCAATCATGCGAATAAAGAAGCTCAGAATCATCTATTTAATTTGAGTACGGGAGAGTAATTACCATAAGTTAAATACTTTGTCGTCGGTACAGAACTTGTAGATTATTGTAGATGCTTTCATGCAGATACCTCATAGTTTTATTCAGCATCACGAAAGTTGTGCAGGAGGTGGAATTTAAGTGCGCCTCACGGAACAAGTCTAAAATGCTACAGATTAGAAACTTAAATAAAAGCAAACCATGACCACCTTGGCGGATCTCTGTCAGTACGTTGAGCCTTCCAAGTCTATCGATGAAAGTTATTGTCCTGAATGGCAGCATCTATAGAATTGGATTTCTCCTGCCTGTTTTCTTATGTAGATCTGAGTTAAACTCaggatttagacttgataagccTCTAAGCTGTTTGAGTTATGGGCCATCTTGTAATTAACACAAGGCTCCTTCTTGAAAATGAATGAATATATCTATGAAAATACAGGGACCCAAACAGTAAATCCGGCACTGGTGAGTGATAACCTTGCAGACATTTTTGTGACCCTGAACATTTATAGAAAAATGCTCATTAATTGTCATGATACTGGTACAGACGAGTGCTACCTACCATATCATATGAATGTACGTGTCATTACTTGTCAAGAgctggggtggggggaggggtgtaagattgtgtgtgtgtttattttattagtcgTGAAGGTGAACTGTTTTTTAGTACGGATTTTCAAGTGGGGATAATAAGGTTTCCTGTGATCAGTCTAGTTcgttggagagctgacctggtctgacTAGGGTGTTGGTCATTGTTGTCAGTGGTATTGCCTAAATTGAGGAGATATTATTTCTGCATTGTGTGTACTGAATATTTGGACTATGTTGTGTCATGATACCTTTATGTAATCTATTATTGTCTAGGCGCCCTGTAGTATTTAGTTTGAGCACATTTAAATATTCCTACTATTGATGATTATGTATTCCATATTATATGTGTAACACATTGtttactgtaaataaatattaattctaTACTCCTTTGTTGAGTGTACTTTATAATACGCTTGTAAAGATCTACAGTTGGGGCATTAAATTACGCCCCTCAAAGAATCATACCCTTAGTACATCGAGCCATTTATCTATAGTAAGAACTACCACAAAGCCCTTTACATCATTGTATAATGAATCTCCATCCTGGCAGCACCAGTTAAAACACGTTTCATAGTTATAATAATTGTGATCTAAATCTGTCTATTTAACGAGCAGGAACATCAGGTATCAAGcttctgcctcttttttttttttatgtctgctTTTGCAAAAAGTGCATTTGGGTGTTGCTCTATAATGGGTATCAACCGGTACGGCCAACACCTCTCCCCCTAGTGCatgggtcggcaaccttttaaGTAGGAAgaatcaaaatttaaatttatgcggaatttagtgactgattttttagctttgactttgtttattttatgtaacattttaatactaaaccatcacttgccccagcgcagccaagggggctttgagtttaaaaccccctaccaggggggccttgaagttaaatccccctcttctatatatataaaaaaaaaaacatattccaagagcatagctaaagaagattttgaatttaaatccccctccgaAATTAACGATataaccccctcttcaatataagactatccattcatcagtcaccagattctatgagcgtaccAAGAGGGTTTTTTGTgttacctcttcaataaaaaaaagcaaatgacgCACAAAAAATTCTAGGAGTAgccaaaggttttttttttgtttaaaacccccttccaGCGGGGTTGCAGCTAAAAGAtgcctcttcaatataaaaaaagcaaatgacgCACAAACAATTCTAtgagtagccaaaggggttttgagtttaaaaccctcttcTGCGGGGTTTGTagctaaaaaatacttcttcaatatatatatatatatatatatatatatatatttatatatatatataaagaaaatttcgctctcaaaatgttatgagcgtagccaaaagggttttgagtcccccccctcccccagcgTGGTTAgaagctaaataaaaatacctcttcaatataaaaaaacaaatgacacacacaaaattcttagagcgtagccaaatgggttttgaatttacccccccccttcccccttttcagcgggatttgaagccaaaaaatacctctttaaaatatatatatatatatatatatatatatatatatatatatatatatatatatatatatatatatatataaagctaattacacactcaaaatgctataagcgtagccaaagggggttttgagtttgaccCCTCCCCCtacccttcagcggggtttaatgctgaaaaatacctcttcaatataaaaaagcaaattacacagtGTCACGATCATCAATGGTGTTGATGTCACAATCTAAGATGATGCTACTGTCACGatcagacttgaactatattgcaccatcaatgatcgtgattgccgaggatcttgaaatgatctttcgataagatgatcatatagaagtagacagatctatgCTGATATACGATCATACAGAATGTTGCccattgataagaggatcatctaggtctaggcgttacaacttgacaaatatgatctaagtacgatctaaattcaatgaagaaacttctcttcgttcaaaaacaattacttttattaataacttgaaaacactattcacaaatagttacaatgcttaaatgtacttgaataactGATCTATTCAATAATATTTCTGAGTCTTGAtacgaataaaatatatattcttaactACATACAAGTTAGATCCTATCTCTACAAATCTATACACACGACTTTAGTACatctttacactaacacattccGTACAAGACTGACTTGGAGCTACACGCTTCATCCGGGCTTTAGAGCGTcatcacgtgatcaacaaccTTCTCTTGCAAAAccaaccaataaatgcagcccaacataataattaacattttgaAACCAATGAAATTCATTTCGAAAATGAAAGTAATACAAGGCTGGTTTTACCCGAGGTAGTTGACCTTGCCGGCAGACCTTGGCTGATACAGTATACGTGACACACAGtaaaaattttatgagcgtagccaagccaaggtgggttttgagtaaaaatccccttcctccagagggcttttttttaaagtttaaaacccctccagatggttttgagtttaaaataccCCTActgagttttgaggttgaaaacctctctcttcaatattattctaaagcaaactacagttaccatattctatgagcgtagctaagggggtttggaataaaaaaaataaaaaaattcagagattttttagtttaaaaaccccctaacagatgattttgacgataaaacttcccttttcgatataaaatcttaaactcaacaaagatggcaaaGACGGATTTTAAGAGTCAATTATAGAGAACGAGTcacaatcaaggaaatcctatgctgaaCTGGGAGTGGACCCCtaagtaaggttgtgacagagcgtcgcatgaggtttgcgggacatgtttctccatcaaaatgaattacgaggccattacgaggaaagcgcaaacagtgACATCcaagtacaacttggcgccacactttcatggaggtcctcagagcaggtgggaagaagtttcagacattaccagtgacagatttttgcggaagcagcttgccgcccaatgcgccgaacgtcgcgggaggatctaagtaagtaagaatagcagattaggcttttgaaataaaactttaatagcaggataatgcactgtagataactcagaatatgcattttcgTTGGCTTTCattaccggaaatagtgcttggcggccgGGCTCCGCCCCGAACCCAACTGGgtgagctcacagcgctcccccagacccctttactggcaagggcggggagtctacaatttttctacttactccaggaagaacctattctagggtatgaagttaa is a genomic window containing:
- the LOC106060742 gene encoding zinc finger protein 26-like, which gives rise to MNELMFMTLLHTFLYIQSSKLLSVSYGNLSYQQSSTLQLALPLLPSTDYPHYQHTLADRGQLHGQPLVTQTGSTEHGIPCRACPDVFTSMEELNYHMEFTHHYEEEEGETSSFGGKQGTSELLGKFAAYECSYCSIIVTDYPSLSLHSKTCPSPSCSMICLTCGDKFPSKPEMRVHLKFIHSHKTFGCKFCDMMFSSSSGLLSHTKAKHKPDPKTLCQICGQAFHNRANLEGHMNMHMGLKPFKCKKCDKCYGHSKSLMTHEKNCSKSLSAVGKGRSQWSRLSSSRDNSFLHRGEHCMQQPSLANKRSCELDIPSSSQPFSFPDQYHSTFDGDKKLENNSSIQASQSSSDSYTYNDPSYQSLHSLNMESISTASVLNDSVFDQASSDFVLPQVPFDVMYPHGLLPEDR